From Bacteroides uniformis:
AGGCCGTAGCTGGGAGCTTCGCTCAGTTTCACATTGCGCTGGATGACGGTGTTGAATACCAATTCCTGGAAGTGGCGTTTCACTTCATCGTAAATCTGGTTGGCCTGGCGCAGACGCGAGTCGTACATCGTCAGCAGGAAGCCTTCGATTTCGAGGGCAGGGTTCAGCTTGGACTTGATGATTTTAATGGTATTCAGCAATTTGCTGATGCCTTCCAGTGCAAAATATTCCGCTTGTACGGGGATGATTACCGAATCGGCGGCAGTCAGTGCGTTGACCGTAATCAGACCCAAAGACGGGGAACAGTCTATCAAGATATAATCAAACTCATTCTTCAGCGGAGCGAGTACTTCTTTCAGTATCTTTTCGCGGTTTTTCAGATTGAGCATCTCTATTTCGGCACCTACCAGATTGATGTGGGAGGAGATTACCTTCAGTGTGTCTATCTCCGTGTCATGAAGGGCCTCGCGTACGTCTACACGGTCAATAATGCACTCGTAGATGGTACATTCCGACTGCTTGATGTCCACACCCAATCCTGAGGAGGCATTGGCCTGCGGGTCGGCATCTACAACGAGCACTTTCTTTTCAAGCGTGGCGAGTGAGGCTGCGAGGTTGATTGTCGTCGTAGTCTTGCCTACACCACCCTTTTGGTTAGCCATAGCAATTATTTTTCCCATAATCTCAATATTTATTGGCAGCGAAATAAGTGATAATTCCGGATAGCGCCTACAAATTTGGAGAAAGATTGCAAAAACGGTTGATAAGTCGGCTGTTTTGTTAATAACTCACAGACGTTTACCGCTGTTTTTCTTCTTGTAAATTGCGCGTAAAGCGTTCTTTCTCTGTTTAGTGGGCAAATATACGTATTTATCTTGAAATGAAGCTGATTTTTTGTCTCGCTTGCAGAAGATTAAGATTTGTAAACCAATGGAAGACATTGGCTTGGACTATTCTCTCTACTTGCATGAGATGTACATCTCGTGTTGTTTGAAACGTGCATCTCATGTTGCTCGAGATGTACATCTCATGCAGATGGACTACCGTGTGGAAGATGGTCGGGGGATAAGTTGTTCCCGGGCGGAAGGAAAGGGGCTGGTGTCAGACCAAGGCTTTGACGAACTCCCAGCAGAAGTACGCACACATCACACATTTCACTACTGTGCCCAGCAAGAATCCAAGCAGCGAGCCCAGCCCCGATTTCAAGGCCTGGTCTGTCTTGCTGCCTCCCATCAGTTCGCCGGCAAAGGCTCCGAGAAAGGGGCCGAGGATGATGCCCCAAGGCATGAAGAACAACCCTACGATGGTGCCTATGAGGCAGCCGCGCGTTCCCCACCGACTGCCTCCGCTGTATTTGCTGCCCAGCATCGGGACGAAATAATCCAGTATCTGTACAAGGACGACTGCTGCCAGCCATAAAAGTAACTGCGTGGTGGAAAACTGCGCCTTGTCCGTGAAATGTAGAAGCAACAAGCCTGCATAGGCTACGGGCGGTCCCGGAATCATAGGCAGGATGCAACCTGCCAATCCGACAATCAGGCAGAGGATGCCCAAGATGATGAGAAGAATGTCCATAGGTGTATCGTTTCTGTTGGTGAAGATGACAGCGGTTGTTCCCTGCTACTCGAATCGGTTGTATATGACAATGGGGCGGGAGCGGCGTGTGCTCATCGGCGGGAACCATATATCGTCGGCTGTGAGGCCGCATTGCTTGATGGCTTCGGCGCAGTATTCCAGTCGTCCGAAGTCGGCATCGACATTGTTTGTACCGAATGTGAATTTGATTCCACGTGCTTTGGCGCGACGGATAATCTCGAAACTGGGAATCCGGTAGCGTGCATTGATTTCCAGAGCGATTCCATGTTGTTGCAATACATCCAATACGCGTTCAATGCGTCCGTCCGTCCAGTACTTGTCGTAATCATGCGCCATAGTATCGGGCAAGAAGGTAGGGTTGGCATAAATGTCGGCAGGCTCGTTGGTCAGAATCAGGACTGTTTGGTCGACAAGGTGGTCCATATACTGTTCAAGCGTAATGTCATCAAAGAGTGCTTCTTCGGCCCGGTAGATGCGCGAGTTACGTCCCTTGTGGTCTATGATGGTCATGGCGTCGGTAAACAGGTAATCGAAAATCCCCAAGGCTTCCTGCGAGAAAGTTGCCGTCCATTTGCGTCCCTCACCTTGTACACCGCACAGGAATGGCATCCCTTTTACTTCATTAAAATAGTCGTACACTTCTTTGTCATCGGCCAGCATACGTCCTACGCCTCCTTCTCCGGCATTGGGGGCGACACCATAGTTGATACCGTAATTCATGGACATGGCGTGTGCCATTTCCTTCGTCAGCCCTCCTTTCAAGTGAACGTGATAGTCTATAACTGGGAAATCGTGCTGCTGTAGCCTGATTATCTCATCCGTGCGCTCGTCTACCGGAGCAAGCGTGTCGGCTTCGTTGCGTGCTTCCTTGGCAAGCCGTTCGATGGCGAGATTCCGGAATGACACTTCGCCGTGTATGCCTTGCAGGGCAATGGAACCTTGACTCAGCAGTTGCCGGGCGTGCTCCTCTGTGCGATATGGGTGTCCGGGTTCGGTATAGCAAACAACTTCGGTTCCGTTAATGCAGACAATGATGTTTTGTCCGCGTACGGTTATCTCGAAGTCAAACCATTCTCCATCTTTTGCGAGTGAGCGATAGAGGTTGCGCACCGAGGCGAGTGAGCCGCTCTTGCGTGTGCCGTCGATGTCTCCGTTACGGAATATCACTTCATAACCGGACTCGCCGTCCGTATGAAAGAGGAGGCCTGCTTCGGAGCCGGGTTGTGTGAGGGCTTCTCCGGTGAGCCGGAAATTTTGGTATTCTTTGTCGTTGAAGAGCTTCCGGCCTTCTGCAATGACCGGGTCTGCCGTGTGAAGCGTAGATGTCCCGTCATTCCATTGGTCAAGTGGCTCGGGAGAACTGCTCCTGCCACAGCTTGTCAGGGTTGTTAGAAACAGAATAATTGCGGCAGCTGCCGTCTCGATGCGTGCAGCAATGGTAGAATGGCAAAAAGTGTTCATTATAGCATGGATTTTATGAATGATTATATTCCAACTATTGTCGGTACAAAGTTAGCCTTTTCTGAAAATATCTTTGAATACAAAAGAATTATTATCTTTGTAGTATTCTGTTTAAAGCCTTTTTAGCTACTTTTGCACGATAATAAAAAAGAAAGTTATGGAAAATCAGAGACCTTTGATATTGATTTCCAATGATGACGGCATCATTGCGAAAGGTATTAGCGAGTTAATCAAATTCCTCCGTCCGCTGGGCGAGATTGTGGTAATGGCGCCGGATGCACCCCGCTCTGGAAGTGCGTGTGCGCTGACTGTAACGGAACCTATCCACTACCAGTTGGTCCGTAAGGATGTTGGGCTGACGGTATACAAGTGTTCCGGTACGCCGACCGATTGTGTGAAGCTGGCTTTTCATACGGTGCTCGACCGCAAGCCCGACTTGGTGGTAGGCGGCATCAACCACGGCGACAATTCTTCTGTAAACCTGCATTATTCCGGTACGATGGGCGTTGTGATAGAGGGATGCCTGAAAGGAGTGCCTTCCATCGGATTCTCCCTTTGCAACCATGAGCCGAACGCTGATTTTGAACCTGCAGGTCCTTACATCCGCGAGATAGCCCGGCTGGTATTGGAGAAAGGACTCCCTCCGTTGACATGCCTCAATGTCAACTTCCCCGATACCAAAGAATTGAAGGGTGTGAAGATTTGCGAACAAACCAAGGGGCAATGGACCAATGAATGGGAAAACTTTGCCCATAGAGGAGATGCCCATTACTACTGGCTGACCGGCGAGTTTGAGAACAACGATGCCGAAAATGAGAAGAATGACCATTGGGCGCTTGATAACGGTTATGTGGCAATCACCCCGACCACGGTGGATGCAACGGCATACGGCTTGATTGATGAACTGAAAGCATGGTTCTGAATTAATTGACAATTATCAATTGATATGAAGTATTACTTGATTGTCGGTGAAGCTTCCGGCGACCTGCATGCCTCCCATCTGATGGCTGCATTGAAGGAGGAGGACTCGCAAGCGGAGTTCCGTTTCTTCGGAGGCGACCTCATGGCTGCAGTGGGCGGTGTGATGGTGAAGCATTACAAAGAGTTGGCGTATATGGGGTTCATTCCCGTATTGCTGCATCTGCGCACCATCTTTGCCAATATGAAGCGCTGCAAGGAGGATATTGTTGCGTGGCAGCCGGATGTGCTGATTTTGGTGGACTATCCGGGCTTTAATCTGGATATAGCCAAGTTTGTCCATGCCAACACAAGGATTCCTGTCTTTTATTATATTTCTCCCAAGATTTGGGCATGGAAGGAATACCGCATCAAGAATATTAAACGGGATGTGGATGAGCTGTTCTCCATCCTACCGTTCGAGGTGGAATTTTTTGAAGGGAAGCACGGGTATCCGATACATTATGTCGGCAATCCGACAGTGGATGAAGTGACGGCTTTTCTTGCTTCCAGCTCAGAGACATTCGACGACTTTGTCCGGGCAAACGGACTTTCGGCCAAACCCGTTATTGCTCTGCTGGCTGGTAGCCGCAAGCAGGAAATCAAGGACAATCTGCCCGACATGCTTCGTGCGGCAGCTTCTTTTCCCGATTATCAACTGGTGCTGGCCGGTGCTCCGGGTATTTCCCCCGAGTATTACAAACGTTATGTGGGTGGGGTGGACGTGAAGATTATCTTCAACAAGACATTCCCTTTGTTGAGGCAGGCAGAGGCTGCACTGGTCACTTCGGGGACGGCAACGCTGGAAACAGCTCTGTTTCGTGTGCCGCAAGCGGTATGTTACCATACTCCGATAGGGAAGGTTATCGCTTTCCTGAAACGGCATATACTGAAAGTGAAGTACATTTCCCTGGTCAATCTCATAGCCAACCGGGAGGTGGTGAAAGAGCTGGTTGCAGATACCATGACGGTAGAGCAGGTACGCTCGGAGCTGAACCGCATTTTGTACGATAAGGAATACCGCCGTCAGATGCTCGAGGGATATGAGTATATGGCATCCTGTCTGGGAGAGGCAGGGGCACCCAAACATGCTGCCCGCGAGATGGTGGCATTACTGAGGAGGAGGGAAGAATAATCGAAAAATTAAGAATTTGTTAAAATGGGAAAAGCCGGTGCAGTAAATGCCCGGCTTTTGTATTTTCTATACAGAAACAAATGAAAAGGACTTTGATTATGAAAAAGCTACATTGGTTATTTATGGCAATATGTTTGGCAGTGATGCCCGCTTTGCAATCATGTGATGATAACGACGGATATTCTTTGGGTGATTTTACCCCGCCTTTGTGGGCCACTGTGCGTGTTACGGGAAATGCCTTTTATTTAAACTGCGATGTTTGGGGGACGCTCTGGCCGGTGAATACGGACATAGGGTGGTATGATGCCGTGGATGGGCAGCGTGTGATTACCGTGTTCAATCCTTTGTGGGACGACTATGCAGGATATGATCATGCTGTGAAGCTGCTGCGTCTGCAGAACGTTTTGACGAAAGAGGTGGAGACGCTGACTCCCGAAACCGAAGAGGAATTCGGTAATGACCCCGTGCGTATATATAAAGGTGATATTACCATCAGTGGTGGCTATATGAACATTTTTTTCATGCAGAACCTGCCATCTTCGACTGATAATAAACACCGTATCAGCCTGGTGCGTCCGCAAGAAGATGATACTTTGTATGGCGAAGATGGATACGTCCATTTGGAACTCCGCTATAACGACTATGATGACCTGACGGGACGTCGTAGTCCTGGTGCTGTCTCCTATAACTTGAACAGTCTGGACATCCCCTCTGAAACCAAAGGCATCAAGTTGAAACTCAATTCAGAAGAGAATGGAGAGGTGGAAGTAACCTTTGATTTGAAAACTGTGGGGAGTAATGAAAAGCTGACTACTAATGTGGATTTGTCCAATATGCAGTTGAAGTAAGAAAGAGTTTGCGAGAGTATATAGTTAGAAAGAGCACCCGTGATTTTGATGTCATTCATCTTGCCCGGGTGCTCTTTTTATATCTGTTTTATGTAAGTTTGGTCATGTGAGCCGTCGTTAGAACATCGTCAAGGCATATAGATAAACAACTGCTGCAGGAATTGCCATCAGGGCACTGTCGAAACGGTCGAGCATCCCTCCATGCCCCGGCAGAATGTTACCGGAATCCTTGATGCCCAATTGGCGTTTCATGAGTGATTCGGTCAGATCGCCCCAAGTGCCGAAAATGACGACAACGATTGCCAGACCTACCCATTGCCATCCTGGCATAAAAGGAAAGAAATGTGCAAAGCCAAGAGAGGAAGCGATGGAGAATATTCCGCCGCCGATGCTGCCCTCCCAGGATTTTTTAGGTGAGATACGTTCGAACAGACGGTGTTTGCCTATCAGCGAACCTACGCAATAGGCACCTGTATCGCTCAACCAGATAAATACGAAAATGGAAAGCGGTAGAATAGGGTTGTAGGTCACACTGCTCGTTTCCGGGGAATTCTGAAAAGCAAGTACGTTCAGCAGGGCAAAGGGGAGTGCCACGTACAATTGGCTTAGCATGGAGTAGGCCCAGTTACCCGTCGGATTCTTTTTCTTGAGGTAAAGTTCCGTAATCATCATGTAGAGCAATAGTCCCAAATAAGGAAGGAATACTCGTGCTCCTACAGACTGCTGGGTACAGAAACTCATCAATGCAAGGAAAAGGTAGGCTCCCCCCAATGCAGTGATGGTCTTGTTTATGCTTACTTCGCCGCTCTTGCTGACTAATTGGGCAAACTCATGTACGCTCAGTGCGCTGATAATGGTGAACAGTATACCGAACGAAAGGGGGCTGTAAAGAATACAGCCCACCAATACTATGACGAATAACACGCCGGTAACGGCACGTTGGATAAAGTTATTTTTCATGCTTTTCTTCTTCCTTAACTTCCTTTTCTGCTTCTATGGCTTTTTGCTCTTCTTCTTGCTCCGCTTTTTTCAGCTCGGCAGCAGTCTTGTTTGCACTGATTTCTTCCGAACGGGAAGCCCATGGACGTTTCCCAAAGATGTGTTCAACGTCTTCGGCAAAGATTACTTCTTTGTCAATCAGCAGTTGTGCCAGCCGGTTGTGCCCTTCTTGGTTTTCGGACAATATTTTCTTGGCACGTTCGTACTGTTCATTAACCATCTGCTTCACTTCTTCGTCAATCAATTCCGCAGTCTTTTCGCTATACGGGCGGTTGAAGGAATATTCCTCATTATTATAATAGCAGAGGTTGGGTAGTTTTTCGCTCATACCCAGATAGGCAATCATACCGTACGCCTGCTTTGTCACGCGTTCCAAGTCATTCATGGCTCCGGTGGATATTCTACCTAAGAATAGGTCTTCGGCGGCACGTCCTCCCAAGGTGGCACACATCTCATCGAGCATCTGTTCCTTAGTGGTGATTTGCCGTTCTTCCGGCAGATACCAAGCCGCGCCCAAAGCGCGTCCACGGGGTACAATGGTTACTTTAATCAGCGGATTGGCGTATTCCAGTAACCAGGAGATGCTGGCATGGCCGGCTTCGTGTATGGCAATGGAACGACGTTCGGCCTCGGTAGTGATTTTGGTTTTCTTTTCCAATCCACCCACGATGCGGTCTACGGCATCCAGGAAGTCTTGCTTTCCGACGAACTTCTTGCCGTGGCGGGCGGCTATCAGGGCTGCTTCGTTACATACATTGGCAATGTCTGCCCCCGAGAATCCGGGAGTCTGGCGTGCCAGAAGGTCTACATCCACACTATTGTCTATCTTGATGGGGCGCAGGTGTACACCGAATACTTCCTTACGCTCATTAAGGTCGGGTAGGTCTACATGTATCTGGCGGTCAAAACGTCCGGCGCGCAGCAATGCCTTATCCAAAACGTCCACACGGTTGGTGGCGGCTAAGATGATAACACCACTATTGGAGCCGAAACCGTCCATCTCGGTCAGTAACTGGTTCAATGTGTTCTCGCGCTCGTCGTTGCCACCCATAGCGGCTGCTTTGGCACGGGCACGCCCTACAGCGTCAATCTCGTCGATGAACACGATACAAGGCGCTTTTTCCTTTGCTTGGCGGAACAAATCGCGGACACGGGAAGCTCCCACGCCGACAAACATTTCCACAAAGTCGGAACCTGCCAAAGAGAAGAAAGGTACGTTGGCTTCTCCGGCCACGGCCTTTGCAAGCAGGGTTTTTCCGGTTCCCGGAGGGCCTACCAGCAAGGCGCCCTTGGGTATCTTACCTCCCAAATCGGTATATTTCTGGGGCTCTTTCAAGAACTCGACAATTTCTTCTACCTCTTGCTTGGCTTCAGCAAGTCCTGCCACATCCTTGAATGTAATCTTGATGGGGGAACCTTTTTCAAACAATTGGGCCTTGGACTTTCCTACGCTGAAGATGCCTCCACCTCCGCCCATGCCTCCACCACCGCTCATGCGGCGGGACATGAAAATCCAGAAACCGATAAGGAATGCAAAGGGGAGAATCTGCCACAAAATGGCACCGAAGTAGTTCCGCTTTTTTTCGTAGTTAATGGAGCCGTCAAAGTGGGCGTCGTCTCTTTCCTTTTGCAGGAAATTACCTAGGCTCTCGCGTGAGGGGGCCTCGGTCGTAATAAGCGGATTCTTGCCTACGCGGCTGGAGTCCTGACGAAATACGTTTCCTACGTGCTGGGGTTTGACGTATGCTTCGACGGAATTGTCGTCGTAGCCGATGACTTTGCTTATATAACCGTCTCGTACATATTGCTGGAATTCATCATAAGAGATGTTTTTAGTTGCCGTACCACTTTCATTGGTCAGGTACAACCCCAGCAACATCATCGCTATAATCATATACAGCCAGTTCAGGTTGAACTTGGGCATATTCACTTTATTGGGTTTCTTGTTGGTATTATTGTCCATACGTTTTGATTAATCGAGGTCAGGAATTTGAGTTAATTTGGCGTCTGCCCATAGGTGCTCCAGATTGTAGAATTCCCTTGTTTCAGGCAGGAAGACATGCACCAATATGTCCGAGTAGTCCATAGCTACCCATTCGGCATTGCGCAGCCCGTCTACGGCAAAGGGCTTGGTATCGGCACCCTTGCGTGTGAAGTCCCTGATGGATTCTACAATGGCTGTCACTTGGCTGGGAGAGTTTCCTTGGCAGATGACGAAATAATTGCATATTGTATCGTCGATTTTTGTCAGATCTGCGATGACGATTTTTTTTCCTTTTTTATCTTGAATACCTTCTGTTATCTGTTGAATCAGTTTCTTCGTTTCGTTCATTATACATTATTATATTAAAACAGTTGACAAATATACGTTGATTTCTCATATCAAACACGCAAAAGAGGAAAACTCTTTCAATTTTTGATTTTTTTTAGTTATATAATCCTTTGGATTACGGTATCTTATCAGTTTTTTGCGAAAAAAATACTCGTTTTTGTTTTGATTTATAGAAATCTTTGTATCTTTGCAACCGCAAAACGGAAATAATAACAATTGGGCTATGGTGTAATGGTAACACTACAGATTCTGG
This genomic window contains:
- a CDS encoding DUF1080 domain-containing protein encodes the protein MNTFCHSTIAARIETAAAAIILFLTTLTSCGRSSSPEPLDQWNDGTSTLHTADPVIAEGRKLFNDKEYQNFRLTGEALTQPGSEAGLLFHTDGESGYEVIFRNGDIDGTRKSGSLASVRNLYRSLAKDGEWFDFEITVRGQNIIVCINGTEVVCYTEPGHPYRTEEHARQLLSQGSIALQGIHGEVSFRNLAIERLAKEARNEADTLAPVDERTDEIIRLQQHDFPVIDYHVHLKGGLTKEMAHAMSMNYGINYGVAPNAGEGGVGRMLADDKEVYDYFNEVKGMPFLCGVQGEGRKWTATFSQEALGIFDYLFTDAMTIIDHKGRNSRIYRAEEALFDDITLEQYMDHLVDQTVLILTNEPADIYANPTFLPDTMAHDYDKYWTDGRIERVLDVLQQHGIALEINARYRIPSFEIIRRAKARGIKFTFGTNNVDADFGRLEYCAEAIKQCGLTADDIWFPPMSTRRSRPIVIYNRFE
- the rsfS gene encoding ribosome silencing factor, translating into MNETKKLIQQITEGIQDKKGKKIVIADLTKIDDTICNYFVICQGNSPSQVTAIVESIRDFTRKGADTKPFAVDGLRNAEWVAMDYSDILVHVFLPETREFYNLEHLWADAKLTQIPDLD
- the lpxB gene encoding lipid-A-disaccharide synthase; amino-acid sequence: MKYYLIVGEASGDLHASHLMAALKEEDSQAEFRFFGGDLMAAVGGVMVKHYKELAYMGFIPVLLHLRTIFANMKRCKEDIVAWQPDVLILVDYPGFNLDIAKFVHANTRIPVFYYISPKIWAWKEYRIKNIKRDVDELFSILPFEVEFFEGKHGYPIHYVGNPTVDEVTAFLASSSETFDDFVRANGLSAKPVIALLAGSRKQEIKDNLPDMLRAAASFPDYQLVLAGAPGISPEYYKRYVGGVDVKIIFNKTFPLLRQAEAALVTSGTATLETALFRVPQAVCYHTPIGKVIAFLKRHILKVKYISLVNLIANREVVKELVADTMTVEQVRSELNRILYDKEYRRQMLEGYEYMASCLGEAGAPKHAAREMVALLRRREE
- the ftsH gene encoding ATP-dependent zinc metalloprotease FtsH, which translates into the protein MDNNTNKKPNKVNMPKFNLNWLYMIIAMMLLGLYLTNESGTATKNISYDEFQQYVRDGYISKVIGYDDNSVEAYVKPQHVGNVFRQDSSRVGKNPLITTEAPSRESLGNFLQKERDDAHFDGSINYEKKRNYFGAILWQILPFAFLIGFWIFMSRRMSGGGGMGGGGGIFSVGKSKAQLFEKGSPIKITFKDVAGLAEAKQEVEEIVEFLKEPQKYTDLGGKIPKGALLVGPPGTGKTLLAKAVAGEANVPFFSLAGSDFVEMFVGVGASRVRDLFRQAKEKAPCIVFIDEIDAVGRARAKAAAMGGNDERENTLNQLLTEMDGFGSNSGVIILAATNRVDVLDKALLRAGRFDRQIHVDLPDLNERKEVFGVHLRPIKIDNSVDVDLLARQTPGFSGADIANVCNEAALIAARHGKKFVGKQDFLDAVDRIVGGLEKKTKITTEAERRSIAIHEAGHASISWLLEYANPLIKVTIVPRGRALGAAWYLPEERQITTKEQMLDEMCATLGGRAAEDLFLGRISTGAMNDLERVTKQAYGMIAYLGMSEKLPNLCYYNNEEYSFNRPYSEKTAELIDEEVKQMVNEQYERAKKILSENQEGHNRLAQLLIDKEVIFAEDVEHIFGKRPWASRSEEISANKTAAELKKAEQEEEQKAIEAEKEVKEEEKHEK
- a CDS encoding phosphatidate cytidylyltransferase produces the protein MKNNFIQRAVTGVLFVIVLVGCILYSPLSFGILFTIISALSVHEFAQLVSKSGEVSINKTITALGGAYLFLALMSFCTQQSVGARVFLPYLGLLLYMMITELYLKKKNPTGNWAYSMLSQLYVALPFALLNVLAFQNSPETSSVTYNPILPLSIFVFIWLSDTGAYCVGSLIGKHRLFERISPKKSWEGSIGGGIFSIASSLGFAHFFPFMPGWQWVGLAIVVVIFGTWGDLTESLMKRQLGIKDSGNILPGHGGMLDRFDSALMAIPAAVVYLYALTMF
- a CDS encoding ParA family protein; the encoded protein is MGKIIAMANQKGGVGKTTTTINLAASLATLEKKVLVVDADPQANASSGLGVDIKQSECTIYECIIDRVDVREALHDTEIDTLKVISSHINLVGAEIEMLNLKNREKILKEVLAPLKNEFDYILIDCSPSLGLITVNALTAADSVIIPVQAEYFALEGISKLLNTIKIIKSKLNPALEIEGFLLTMYDSRLRQANQIYDEVKRHFQELVFNTVIQRNVKLSEAPSYGLPTILYDADSTGAKNHMALAKELISRNEKK
- the surE gene encoding 5'/3'-nucleotidase SurE encodes the protein MENQRPLILISNDDGIIAKGISELIKFLRPLGEIVVMAPDAPRSGSACALTVTEPIHYQLVRKDVGLTVYKCSGTPTDCVKLAFHTVLDRKPDLVVGGINHGDNSSVNLHYSGTMGVVIEGCLKGVPSIGFSLCNHEPNADFEPAGPYIREIARLVLEKGLPPLTCLNVNFPDTKELKGVKICEQTKGQWTNEWENFAHRGDAHYYWLTGEFENNDAENEKNDHWALDNGYVAITPTTVDATAYGLIDELKAWF
- a CDS encoding DUF456 domain-containing protein; this translates as MDILLIILGILCLIVGLAGCILPMIPGPPVAYAGLLLLHFTDKAQFSTTQLLLWLAAVVLVQILDYFVPMLGSKYSGGSRWGTRGCLIGTIVGLFFMPWGIILGPFLGAFAGELMGGSKTDQALKSGLGSLLGFLLGTVVKCVMCAYFCWEFVKALV
- a CDS encoding NigD1/NigD2 family lipoprotein; the protein is MKKLHWLFMAICLAVMPALQSCDDNDGYSLGDFTPPLWATVRVTGNAFYLNCDVWGTLWPVNTDIGWYDAVDGQRVITVFNPLWDDYAGYDHAVKLLRLQNVLTKEVETLTPETEEEFGNDPVRIYKGDITISGGYMNIFFMQNLPSSTDNKHRISLVRPQEDDTLYGEDGYVHLELRYNDYDDLTGRRSPGAVSYNLNSLDIPSETKGIKLKLNSEENGEVEVTFDLKTVGSNEKLTTNVDLSNMQLK